GACCTCCCTGAGGCTGTTAAACACCCCCAAGCTCAGCTGGGGGCTCCAAATCCATCAGAACCACCGATGGGCCGGAGGAATATTCCTTCCTGAGCCTTGCAGAGAGCCCCACGGGCTGGCGGCTCCTCCTCACTCCTCAGCACAGTGAAGCACCGCGGGTTCTGagactgttttccttttccagctgatcTTCATGGAGGAGTGCATCGAGGCCGAGGGCCGGCGCTGGCACCTGGAGCATTTCTGCTGCCTGGAGTGCGATGAGCCCCTGCGGGGGCAGCGCTATGTGATGAGGAGCGGCCGGCCCTGCTGCCGGGGCTGCTTCGAGAGCCTCTTCGCCGAGCCGTGCCAGGCCTGCGGGGACCCCATCGGTACGGCCGCGACCCCCGCGGGCTCCCCTGGCCGCCGAGCCTTCCGAGGATGGATTTTGGCACTGCCCTCACCTGTGGTTGCCCCGTAGGTGCTGAGAGCGAGGAGGTCACAcaccaggggctgcactggCACGCCCGAGCCgcctgcttctgctgcagcctgtgccgAAAGCCGCTGCGGGGACAGCCCCTGACCTGCCGCCGCGGCCGCCTCTTCTGCTCCGACACCTGCAGCCGCGGCCAGGACGCCTCTTCCACCGCCTCCGACTCCTCCGACTCGGCTTTCGCCTCCGCTCCATCCCCCGACTCCACGCCCCTGTCCCGCTCGGCTGcggggggctgcaggcagcagggggAAGGGGCTGGTACGGTCCtactgccatgggctgggacgGGAGAGGGAGCAAATgcaggctctgcccagcccctggggaCTTCATTGGGAATGTCACACTGTGGGAAGTGGGTATAaacccccagcccctggggacTTCATTGGGAATGTCACACTGTGGGAAGTGGGTATAaacccccagcccctggggacTTCATTGGGAATGTCACAGTGGGAAGTGGGGAATAaacccccagcccctggggacTTCATTGGGAATGTCACACGGTGGGAAGTGGGTATAaacccccagcccctggggacTTCATTGGGAATGTCACACGGTGGGAAGTGGGAATAAACCCCCAGCCCACCTCCcacagtgggagctgggggtggctCGGTGCCACCCCGCTGTGTTCCGAGACAATCCTTGCTGTGGGAGGGCAGGCtcagcttctccttcctcccttaCACCCATTTCCCCTCTTCCAGAGGCATTTTCAGATCAGGCCCCAGTGCACCCTGCGTTCAGGAGCCCCGAGGATCTCGGAGCAGCCGCACGGGAGTGGAGCGGCGATGCTGCCAAGGAGcacccagggatgctgggaCCCCCAGCCGGCCACGCCTcagccccccagcccagcccagagcgGCCCAACGAGCCTGGAGCCTTGGGCCAGCCGCCTTTGGGGGGCCCAGACACCCGAACAGCCACAGGCAATGGAAACCCACACTTCCAAGCTGGCACCTCCCCTCCCCGACACAGCCCCCGGGCAGAGGATGGcacggaggaggaggaggaggactcCTGGTGTCCCACCTGCTCCTCATCTTCAGACTCGGACTCAGAGGAGGAGGGTTTCTTTTTTGGGAAGCCCATCCCCAAGCCTGGGATGaattccctgggcagggagcccccggggaggggcaggggcaggacgGCCAAGCACTGCAGTGTGTCCTAACAGCGGGCTCTGGGCTCCCCGAGTGGCActgccaggtcctgccaggTCCTGCCACAGCCTCAACACGTTCCAAGTGTGTCCTGGACGCGGCCCAAGGCTggtgggagaagctgctgggatcTTTTCCCCCCCGGCGGCTgttggcagagcagagcctgcaaTTCCTGCCAGCCTCTCCCGCAATTAGGAACAGGTAAAGCAGGAAgggagcggggccggcggccgggccggggctccAGCGCCTCCGACAAGGcggcagctccagggagagcgGCCGGAACTCCAGACAAGGGCAGCTGCCTGCATCTCCCCACTGCTGGGTGGGATCCTTCCCTGGACTCCTCTGTGCCCCACTGCCacctgctctccatccctggtGGCACCGCTGCCACCGCGGGGAGGGGACctggggcacagctctgctgctgccgATGACGAAGCTCCAATAAAGTTTGGCTGACATCTGAATGCAGGGTCTGTCCTGTTCCTTCCCAGCCCATTGTGACACTGACAATGTCACCGGGGCAGGGAGGTCCCCAGGGGTGGCCTCTGCCCTCTGCCACAGCCGGGGTTCGCTGTGGGACCCCTCCCCTACAGCCCCAGGAGAGCGGGAACAGAACAATGGCCGAGCAAGGGCTGCAAAGAAAACACGgtttaatttcagatttaaacCCAAAAACACTCACTGGGGTTTGGGGACACATCCCTGGCAAGCAGGAATGGAGGAGAGGCactgctgccctccctcccaTCACCCCACAGTAAAACTTTTGCTGCCCTCAGAAATCTGGGCAGGGCTAAAACCAAACATGTCCTGCTCACCCTCCCTCTTCCAAGAGGTCGAGTGGGGCTGCCAACACCTCCCAGCTTGTCCCGCAGGCTCAGCACCCTCCTGAGCACCCCAAAGTGCTGTCACAGCCCTGTCACAGCCCCCACCACCCTCAcccagctggcaggaggggGTGGCTGCCATCAGAGGCTGGCGGTGGCCGAGTCGATGGTGTCGATGaactcctccagctgctgcaggtggtAGAGGCGGCACTGGCGGAGGTTGGCCCTGAGCGCCAGCCCCAGCGCTGCCTCCATCGACggctccttctgcagcagcatcGTGGCCACCACGGCGATGGTCAGGCTGAACTGCTGGTACGACTGCAGGGGAGGGCCACGGGGTCAGCACCCCACAACCAGCACCAAACAAACCCCTACTTTTAGTCCTAAAACCCTCAAACATCATCAGAGTCCCTGCAAGCTCCTTATTGCCCACAGCACCTCCCTTTGCAAGCACCAGTGCCCCCCAAAAATGCACAAATTCACACCCCCCACCACCCAGCATCGCCCCTGAAGGTCCTCAGGTGAGATTCCCCCATccttcagcctctcccaggCCACCAGGTGCTCATCCAGGGGCTGCCAGGACTCACCTGCTCGATCTCTGCCTTCTTGGCGAGGACGGTGGCAGAGCGTAAGTCGACGCCGGCCGGGAATGGTGTGGGGAGCgtggagcagtgctgctgctggccagacACAGCCTGGGAAGTGGAAAAGGCAAGGAAGGGTCAGGGGGGAAAGGGACTGAGCCAAACTGGGGCTGCCAGTGCTGGTCACTAGCCTGGGACTGGTCACCCTGCGGGAGGAGCCCCTGGTTTGCCACCCTCCCCTCGGGTGCCAGAGCCGCCCctgctccccctctcccccaaTTTCTCCCCCTCATTAGGCAGTAATTaagctgctctggagagctcTCCTCGGCCTCCTCAGAGCTCCAGTCCTGGGGCTGTTCACACTCCAGCACTCCAAGCCTCCGTTACCTCCCTGGCTTTTTTCCCAGCCGTCTCCCGTTTATTGGCATCTCCGGCACAGCCGGCAGAGGGGCCGATACGGGCTCTGCCTCCAAACAAAGCTGCCCTTTAACCCCAGCCCGGGATCCTGCAGGCCACAGGGATCCCCCTCTGGGTGTGGCAGTGTCCCCAAGCCCAGGGCACCGGCCCCGTGGGGGCACCTGGGGGTGCCTGGTGGGCACCCCGACCCCGTACCGGCTTTGTCTCACCGGACCCAGGCGGGTGCTGGGGCCCTGCAGAGGTCTCTGGTGTGGTGCAGGCACCAGGGGaagcctggctgggctggaccTCAGGTTCTGCTGCAGATGCTGGAGGGACCTGAGGGTTTTTGGGCggctgagggctctgcagaggctgaGGGACAGAgagtggctgtgcagggacagggggacagcgctgccagcacagccccactgaCAGCAGTGGCCTCACGGGGCTCTAACGTGGGGTGGGGACGCACCACGGAACTGCCCCACATCCCAAACTCACCCCATTCTGGGCAGCTTCTGCCTCGGCTTCTCCAGCTCCACGTGGCGGCTGCTCCCAGGAATgtgggctgagctcagcccctgcctctCCAGAGGAGCTGGATTCCAGGAGTTCCCTCCTGGCAGGGTGtggaggggctgctgggctctggggatGTGACCCATGAGCGGTGCCAGCCTTGGGGACACCGGGACTGCACGGCTCTACCTGTGCAAACGTTACAGGGGGACAAAAGCTTGGGGAAGGGGGCTGTGCCTCCTCCAGACTCTGCTTTAGGGTGGGAATAAAGCACGTCCCTaggggaagctgctgctggtggggaggATTtgggcagcctggagctggtCCAGCGCCATTTCCCAGCAGTCCCATACCTCAAGGTGCTCCTGGATCTCGGGACAGCTGGAGGTCTCCTCTGGAGGGGTTGGATCTGTCCCCAAAGCACAGGGATCCTGATCCTGGTCACCCACAGGGGTCTGCCCAGCTTCCAGCTCAACCTGGGGAGACACAGAGGCGTGAGGACACACATCTATCCCGGGATGGGATGGACAGGGCGCTAAAACCCAAAGGAAATGCCAGAGAAAGAAGAGCCTGGAAAAATTCCATGCCTGGCAAAGAGACAGCGAGGTGGAgaggggaagagctggaggagagaggagagagatgTTCCAGCAGCCAATGAGACCCGTGATCCAGGCAGCTCCCGAGGTGGGAGCacccctggcagcaggggaaTCTCCTACCGGCGGCTCCGCAGCACCGGCATCGGCAGCTGGGCTCTCCAGAGGGCTCCCAGCCGGACTGGGGGGCTCCAGGACATTCCCAGTCCCCACTGGCACATCCTGCAGGAAACCAGGACACGTGCAAGGCTCAGGGTGAGCACACTCCCGGTGTGGGATAGAGGGGACAGGTCAAACCCCACAACCTGCGGCTGTTCCGGCGTCTCCGCAGCACCttggaggggagcagggggctGGGCAGGATCCGGGGGCTGCGGCTCCTTCTTGGCCGCTGGCTGGCTCGTGTTGGAGACGGCAGGAGAGGGCTTGGAGTGCTGCTTGTGCCCTGCAGGGTGGGAAACAGCGGGAGAGACTCCTCACCCTGCCCcgggagaggctggagagcaccGAGGATCCGGCTCGGGGTCAGCACAGACCTCGGGGGGCTGGGGGACACCACGCCCGGGGGACCACGGTCAGCTGCCGGTGGTGGCTCCTGCGGAGGCGGCGTCTCCCAGCCGGGTGATGGCTCCAGGGCGGGCGGTGTTCCGGGAAAGCTCCTGGattcctgcaggagcacagccccagggtggGGGTTTAGGTTGGGAGGGGTCTCTGTGCAATCCCAGCCTaggcaggagcagcttccaGCGGTCCTGGTGTCCCTCATTGTCACCCCAGAGCCACCCGGGCCCCCCGAGCACGGCACCCACCGTGGAGGGCCGGCGGGGGGCCAGGGTGGGGGCTGCTCCTCCTCGGGGAATCCGGGCCAGGAATCAGGGAACACATCCTGCAGGGAACGGGGCAGGGGATGCTGTGACTGCAGAGGGTCCCCacactgtccctgtcacctgGGCAGCGAGGTGACATGAGGGGGACATGTGGCTGCCACCCCCAGCCCGTGTCCCCCTCACCAGGTGCCAGCTGTCCCCAAAGCCGTCCTCAGGCCCTTGGAATTCTTCTCTGTCACCCCAGGGGGGTGGCGGGGGGCAGTAGTGGGGTCCCcatctctcctcctccttccacGGGGCGTCACCGGAGccagggaagggtctggagcccctGGGCTGAAATAGGAATGGCCACTGCTGAGAACTgggattttctgcttctcttgctGTTCCCCCTCCCCACTGTGACCCTCGGctctttctgcctctcctttcTGCCCTGCTTTGGATGTGTCCGTGAATCCCTCCTTGCTGCAGGATGCAATTAGGGTGAAACAGCTCCGATTTCACCTAACTGAGAAAATTAGCTCAGATTTCACCTGAGAAAATTAGCAGGCTGCCGGTGGTGGGGAACACTGAGAGCAGCCTGACTCAAACACCCCGAAATGAAACCCCAAGAGGATATGAAACCCCAAGAGCAACTGGCACTGGTAGGAAACGTTTCCTGGGAGGAGCCAGAGGGCAGCAATCCTAACTGAAGAACAGACAAAACCCCGTCACCCCATCCTGTAAAAGCTCAACCCCACTTTAGAACAGCAGAATTCACAGCTTGGCCCTCCCAGGAGTGAGTGTGGATTCCTTTCTGGAGCCCTTCCCTCCTGGAGGCTGAGCCAAAGAGATTTGTGTGGGTCTGGGTGAGCAACATCAATCTAAACTTCATAATTGCTAATTAACTTTGAAACTATTGATTAAATAAACAGTGCCCTGGTTACAACCATCCACAGTGCACTGTAGATAACTGGTTGGGATCCTTTAGTCCAACCCTCACCATCCACtgatatataataatatatcatagatatatatatataatccaTTTAACCTATGTAAATGTATTTGTTTGGCCATTCTCAGCCCTGGGGGATGAAGCTGTGGAGCCCTTTAGACACAAACTGCTGGccaggcagctccacagctggATCCAGACGTTTCCAGGCTCCTTTTGGGAATTCAGAAAGCCAGGAGCTCCTTTCTGTGCCTGGGGGGGTCCACGACTGGATCCAGGCATGTCCAGACTCGTTCTGGGGAAGGAGTTTAGGGAGCCAGAGGCTCTTTCTGTGCCTGGGAGGGTGTCCCTGACAAACTCCTACACTCCCACCGTGGCTGGGACACATCCCTGGGACAtct
The Parus major isolate Abel chromosome 26, Parus_major1.1, whole genome shotgun sequence DNA segment above includes these coding regions:
- the PRICKLE4 gene encoding prickle-like protein 4, producing MSLPSPAWPQQDEPSPCGTTTGLPPASSDSDSGCALEEYLEPSAEPAPPEVLLCFGPRSPQPGSPSDRTRSRALLQQLPPQDCDERYCPDLAEEERRQLRAFSARRRQEALGQGLVCPVPAPCHGCPCRKCGRRLNKGDPGISASRLGDQFWHPSCFSCHFCHQQLVDLIYFQQDGRIYCGRHHAELFRPRCASCDQLIFMEECIEAEGRRWHLEHFCCLECDEPLRGQRYVMRSGRPCCRGCFESLFAEPCQACGDPIGAESEEVTHQGLHWHARAACFCCSLCRKPLRGQPLTCRRGRLFCSDTCSRGQDASSTASDSSDSAFASAPSPDSTPLSRSAAGGCRQQGEGAEAFSDQAPVHPAFRSPEDLGAAAREWSGDAAKEHPGMLGPPAGHASAPQPSPERPNEPGALGQPPLGGPDTRTATGNGNPHFQAGTSPPRHSPRAEDGTEEEEEDSWCPTCSSSSDSDSEEEGFFFGKPIPKPGMNSLGREPPGRGRGRTAKHCSVS
- the LOC107214989 gene encoding basic salivary proline-rich protein 1-like isoform X6, whose protein sequence is MAEKQIPQLLESQSGPGRGPGRPWGRMFPPRGCRNGFPREPGPPPWWDGPQPGPHPGPEDTWDEPPWNEPPWDEPPWDEPPWNEPPWEHQHRRHRHRRCPPRGSRPFPGSGDAPWKEEERWGPHYCPPPPPWGDREEFQGPEDGFGDSWHLDVFPDSWPGFPEEEQPPPWPPAGPPRNPGAFPEHRPPWSHHPAGRRRLRRSHHRQLTVVPRAWCPPAPRGHKQHSKPSPAVSNTSQPAAKKEPQPPDPAQPPAPLQGAAETPEQPQDVPVGTGNVLEPPSPAGSPLESPAADAGAAEPPVELEAGQTPVGDQDQDPCALGTDPTPPEETSSCPEIQEHLEVEPCSPGVPKAGTAHGSHPQSPAAPPHPARRELLESSSSGEAGAELSPHSWEQPPRGAGEAEAEAAQNGPLQSPQPPKNPQVPPASAAEPEVQPSQASPGACTTPETSAGPQHPPGSGETKPAVSGQQQHCSTLPTPFPAGVDLRSATVLAKKAEIEQSYQQFSLTIAVVATMLLQKEPSMEAALGLALRANLRQCRLYHLQQLEEFIDTIDSATASL
- the LOC107214989 gene encoding basic proline-rich protein-like isoform X3, giving the protein MAEKQIPQLLESQSGPGRGPGRPWGRMFPPRGCRNGFPREPGPPPWWDGPQPGPHPGPEDTWDEPPWNEPPWDEPPWDEPPWNEPPWEHQHRRHRHRRCPPRGSRPFPGSGDAPWKEEERWGPHYCPPPPPWGDREEFQGPEDGFGDSWHLDVFPDSWPGFPEEEQPPPWPPAGPPRNPGAFPEHRPPWSHHPAGRRRLRRSHHRQLTVVPRAWCPPAPRGHKQHSKPSPAVSNTSQPAAKKEPQPPDPAQPPAPLQGAAETPEQPQDVPVGTGNVLEPPSPAGSPLESPAADAGAAEPPVGDSPAARGAPTSGAAWITGLIGCWNISLLSPPALPLSTSLSLCQAWNFSRLFFLWHFLWVLAPCPSHPGIDVCPHASVSPQVELEAGQTPVGDQDQDPCALGTDPTPPEETSSCPEIQEHLEVEPCSPGVPKAGTAHGSHPQSPAAPPHPARRELLESSSSGEAGAELSPHSWEQPPRGAGEAEAEAAQNGVPPASAAEPEVQPSQASPGACTTPETSAGPQHPPGSGETKPAVSGQQQHCSTLPTPFPAGVDLRSATVLAKKAEIEQSYQQFSLTIAVVATMLLQKEPSMEAALGLALRANLRQCRLYHLQQLEEFIDTIDSATASL
- the LOC107214989 gene encoding basic proline-rich protein-like isoform X5 is translated as MAEKQIPQLLESQSGPGRGPGRPWGRMFPPRGCRNGFPREPGPPPWWDGPQPGPHPGPEDTWDEPPWNEPPWDEPPWDEPPWNEPPWEHQHRRHRHRRCPPRGSRPFPGSGDAPWKEEERWGPHYCPPPPPWGDREEFQGPEDGFGDSWHLDVFPDSWPGFPEEEQPPPWPPAGPPRNPGAFPEHRPPWSHHPAGRRRLRRSHHRQLTVVPRAWCPPAPRGHKQHSKPSPAVSNTSQPAAKKEPQPPDPAQPPAPLQGAAETPEQPQDVPVGTGNVLEPPSPAGSPLESPAADAGAAEPPVGDSPAARGAPTSGAAWITGLIGCWNISLLSPPALPLSTSLSLCQAWNFSRLFFLWHFLWVLAPCPSHPGIDVCPHASVSPQVELEAGQTPVGDQDQDPCALGTDPTPPEETSSCPEIQEHLEVEPCSPGVPKAGTAHGSHPQSPAAPPHPARRELLESSSSGEAGAELSPHSWEQPPRGAGEAEAEAAQNGAVSGQQQHCSTLPTPFPAGVDLRSATVLAKKAEIEQSYQQFSLTIAVVATMLLQKEPSMEAALGLALRANLRQCRLYHLQQLEEFIDTIDSATASL
- the LOC107214989 gene encoding basic salivary proline-rich protein 1-like isoform X2, which encodes MAEKIPQLLESQSGPGRGPGRPWGRMFPPRGCRNGFPREPGPPPWWDGPQPGPHPGPEDTWDEPPWNEPPWDEPPWDEPPWNEPPWEHQHRRHRHRRCPPRGSRPFPGSGDAPWKEEERWGPHYCPPPPPWGDREEFQGPEDGFGDSWHLDVFPDSWPGFPEEEQPPPWPPAGPPRNPGAFPEHRPPWSHHPAGRRRLRRSHHRQLTVVPRAWCPPAPRGHKQHSKPSPAVSNTSQPAAKKEPQPPDPAQPPAPLQGAAETPEQPQDVPVGTGNVLEPPSPAGSPLESPAADAGAAEPPVGDSPAARGAPTSGAAWITGLIGCWNISLLSPPALPLSTSLSLCQAWNFSRLFFLWHFLWVLAPCPSHPGIDVCPHASVSPQVELEAGQTPVGDQDQDPCALGTDPTPPEETSSCPEIQEHLEVEPCSPGVPKAGTAHGSHPQSPAAPPHPARRELLESSSSGEAGAELSPHSWEQPPRGAGEAEAEAAQNGPLQSPQPPKNPQVPPASAAEPEVQPSQASPGACTTPETSAGPQHPPGSGETKPAVSGQQQHCSTLPTPFPAGVDLRSATVLAKKAEIEQSYQQFSLTIAVVATMLLQKEPSMEAALGLALRANLRQCRLYHLQQLEEFIDTIDSATASL
- the LOC107214989 gene encoding basic salivary proline-rich protein 1-like isoform X1 — encoded protein: MAEKQIPQLLESQSGPGRGPGRPWGRMFPPRGCRNGFPREPGPPPWWDGPQPGPHPGPEDTWDEPPWNEPPWDEPPWDEPPWNEPPWEHQHRRHRHRRCPPRGSRPFPGSGDAPWKEEERWGPHYCPPPPPWGDREEFQGPEDGFGDSWHLDVFPDSWPGFPEEEQPPPWPPAGPPRNPGAFPEHRPPWSHHPAGRRRLRRSHHRQLTVVPRAWCPPAPRGHKQHSKPSPAVSNTSQPAAKKEPQPPDPAQPPAPLQGAAETPEQPQDVPVGTGNVLEPPSPAGSPLESPAADAGAAEPPVGDSPAARGAPTSGAAWITGLIGCWNISLLSPPALPLSTSLSLCQAWNFSRLFFLWHFLWVLAPCPSHPGIDVCPHASVSPQVELEAGQTPVGDQDQDPCALGTDPTPPEETSSCPEIQEHLEVEPCSPGVPKAGTAHGSHPQSPAAPPHPARRELLESSSSGEAGAELSPHSWEQPPRGAGEAEAEAAQNGPLQSPQPPKNPQVPPASAAEPEVQPSQASPGACTTPETSAGPQHPPGSGETKPAVSGQQQHCSTLPTPFPAGVDLRSATVLAKKAEIEQSYQQFSLTIAVVATMLLQKEPSMEAALGLALRANLRQCRLYHLQQLEEFIDTIDSATASL
- the LOC107214989 gene encoding basic salivary proline-rich protein 1-like isoform X4, producing MAEKQIPQLLESQSGPGRGPGRPWGRMFPPRGCRNGFPREPGPPPWWDGPQPGPHPGPEDTWDEPPWNEPPWDEPPWDEPPWNEPPWEHQHRRHRHRRCPPRGSRPFPGSGDAPWKEEERWGPHYCPPPPPWGDREEFQGPEDGFGDSWHLDVFPDSWPGFPEEEQPPPWPPAGPPRNPGAFPEHRPPWSHHPAGRRRLRRSHHRQLTVVPRAWCPPAPRGHKQHSKPSPAVSNTSQPAAKKEPQPPDPAQPPAPLQGAAETPEQPQDVPVGTGNVLEPPSPAGSPLESPAADAGAAEPPVGDSPAARGAPTSGAAWITGLIGCWNISLLSPPALPLSTSLSLCQVELEAGQTPVGDQDQDPCALGTDPTPPEETSSCPEIQEHLEVEPCSPGVPKAGTAHGSHPQSPAAPPHPARRELLESSSSGEAGAELSPHSWEQPPRGAGEAEAEAAQNGPLQSPQPPKNPQVPPASAAEPEVQPSQASPGACTTPETSAGPQHPPGSGETKPAVSGQQQHCSTLPTPFPAGVDLRSATVLAKKAEIEQSYQQFSLTIAVVATMLLQKEPSMEAALGLALRANLRQCRLYHLQQLEEFIDTIDSATASL